From a region of the Janthinobacterium sp. 61 genome:
- a CDS encoding MFS transporter: MSQSSQFSLLSQRRFGPFFWTQFFGAFNDNLFKTALMVILAYDALSWTTLDPSTITNLIPGLFILPYVVFSATAGQLADKFEKAGLARFVKWMELAIMAVAAAGWMTHTLWLLVAAVVGMGVHSTLFGPVKYAYLPQQLKPEELVGGNGLIEMGTFVGILLGEILGAVLIVHKPLGVELVAGATIAVAIFGLIASYRVPRTPAPEPDLKVSLNFVAESFRNLNFSRKNRPVFLAMLGNSWFWFYGALILAQFPVYSKDFLHGDHSVFVLLLTVFSVGIGTGSLLCERLSGHKIEIGLVPFGSIGLSLFGIDLYFASNAYMNTQVVDALAFVSQAGVPRILLDIVMIGVFGGFFIVPLFALIQTRCDPKHISRTIAGMNILNALFMVAAAGVAIVLLGRGFTIPQLFLVTAILNALVAAYIFSLVPEFLMRFLAWILIQTVHRVKVVDGERIPTEGAAVLVCNHVSYVDAIVIMAASPRPIRFVMDHRIFKMPLMGWIFRTAKAIPIAPAKENPFLMEKAFIDIAQALHEGELVCIFPEGKLTRTGQISEFKGGIAKIVERSKVPVIPLALRGLWGHLLSHRNGHLFERAFKAGLRSRLSLAVGMPVAPEAATPELLQQKVQELRGKWK; this comes from the coding sequence ATGAGTCAAAGCAGCCAGTTTTCCCTATTGTCGCAGCGCCGTTTCGGGCCCTTCTTCTGGACCCAGTTCTTCGGCGCCTTCAACGACAATCTGTTCAAGACGGCCCTGATGGTGATTCTCGCCTATGACGCGCTGAGCTGGACCACGCTAGACCCGTCCACCATCACCAACCTGATTCCCGGCCTGTTCATCTTGCCCTACGTCGTGTTCTCGGCCACGGCGGGCCAGCTGGCCGACAAATTCGAAAAGGCGGGCCTGGCGCGTTTCGTGAAATGGATGGAATTGGCCATCATGGCCGTGGCCGCCGCTGGCTGGATGACGCATACCCTCTGGCTGCTGGTGGCCGCCGTGGTGGGCATGGGCGTGCATTCGACCCTGTTTGGCCCCGTCAAGTATGCGTATCTGCCGCAGCAGCTCAAGCCCGAGGAATTGGTCGGCGGCAATGGCCTGATCGAGATGGGCACCTTCGTCGGCATTTTATTGGGTGAAATCCTCGGCGCCGTGCTGATCGTGCACAAGCCGCTGGGCGTGGAACTGGTGGCCGGCGCAACGATTGCCGTGGCCATTTTCGGGCTGATCGCCAGCTACCGCGTGCCGCGCACGCCCGCGCCCGAGCCGGACTTGAAGGTGAGCCTGAACTTTGTCGCCGAATCGTTCCGCAACCTGAATTTCTCGCGCAAGAACCGTCCCGTCTTCCTGGCCATGCTGGGAAATTCCTGGTTCTGGTTTTACGGCGCCCTGATCCTGGCGCAGTTCCCCGTGTATTCGAAGGATTTCCTGCATGGCGACCACAGCGTCTTCGTGCTGCTGCTGACGGTGTTTTCCGTTGGCATCGGCACCGGTTCTCTGCTGTGCGAACGCCTGTCCGGCCACAAGATCGAGATCGGCCTGGTGCCGTTCGGCTCCATCGGCTTGTCGCTGTTCGGCATCGACCTGTATTTCGCCAGCAATGCGTATATGAATACACAAGTTGTCGACGCGCTGGCGTTTGTCAGCCAGGCGGGCGTGCCGCGCATCTTGCTCGACATCGTCATGATCGGCGTGTTTGGCGGCTTTTTCATCGTGCCCCTGTTCGCCCTGATCCAGACGCGCTGCGACCCGAAACACATTTCGCGCACGATCGCCGGCATGAATATCTTGAACGCCCTGTTCATGGTGGCGGCCGCTGGCGTGGCCATCGTGCTGCTGGGACGAGGTTTTACCATACCCCAGCTGTTCCTCGTCACGGCCATTCTGAATGCGCTGGTGGCCGCCTACATCTTCTCGCTGGTGCCGGAATTCCTCATGCGTTTCCTGGCGTGGATACTCATCCAGACCGTGCACCGTGTGAAAGTCGTTGATGGCGAGCGCATCCCGACGGAAGGCGCGGCCGTGCTGGTGTGCAACCACGTCAGCTATGTGGACGCCATCGTCATCATGGCGGCCAGCCCCCGCCCCATCCGTTTCGTCATGGACCACCGCATCTTCAAGATGCCGCTGATGGGCTGGATTTTCCGCACGGCCAAGGCCATCCCCATCGCGCCAGCCAAGGAAAACCCCTTCCTCATGGAAAAGGCCTTCATCGACATTGCGCAAGCGCTGCACGAGGGGGAACTGGTGTGCATTTTCCCTGAAGGCAAGCTGACGCGCACGGGCCAGATCAGCGAATTCAAGGGCGGCATCGCCAAGATCGTCGAGCGCAGCAAGGTGCCCGTGATTCCGCTGGCGCTGCGTGGCTTATGGGGTCATCTGTTGAGCCACCGCAATGGCCATTTGTTCGAGCGCGCCTTCAAGGCAGGCTTGCGTTCGCGTTTGTCGCTGGCCGTGGGCATGCCTGTGGCGCCCGAGGCCGCCACGCCGGAGTTGCTGCAGCAAAAGGTGCAGGAATTGCGCGGCAAGTGGAAATGA
- a CDS encoding DUF2339 domain-containing protein: MTSLTILALLVTAFVLVLQHRRKVADLELLTARLRKEVDGIQQRLRALEGLAEAPAATPVVPIAPAVPDSVAPMAVPTPLPPPTPVPQAAAIKVAEVATVAPAAAPATAAPLPPKPAAQAPSRPAPAAPNTPSWIARPDGLVAKAKNWLFTGNLVAKLGLLILFLGVSFLLSYVSAQVTVPIELRLAGIALADIALLAWAWRIRLKRPGISLPLQGTALAILMLVTFGAFRLYELIPAGLAFAVLFVLTAFTCLLAVLQNAVWLAVFGIVGGFAVPLLVSTGSGNHIGLFSYYALLNAGVFAIALKRAWRVLNVLSFGFTFVVATTWGLLRYTPEHYLSTQLFLILFVLFYIGIAIAYCARQAPRLKHYVDGTLVFGTPLAAMGLQYGLVQHFEFGLAFSALLAGLCYTGLAVALWRRIGFRLLAEAFLALGIVFGTLAIPFALDGRWTSAAWALEGAGIVWVGLRQRQTLAWAFGLLVQAAAWISFLLAMQELDTATALHANIWLGCTLLAAAALVMAYNFRRHASHLYPEFMSSLSVLFLTAATAWLLGGLWSEILLRTDAATQLNLLTVSALAVAALLAALARREQWHAPRALLLAVQVLAGMVMLSRASWAWYQHPASLFDGSFLSALLLGAAAFASARFLALRARGGDALLALVARPLLVWSGLLWFAAILVPLVSWLLRLIDGDLTMQPHAGEHWLALYLIAVCVTTPAFAILARRLDWPQLRWFSVATWLGLGLWSANLLLALYLRDYLPTGLSWLALASALVAGEYLLLAWPQAGWQLDVRALRFLHTQRTAAPWLMLWPVGAMHVNAWLARHEGGVSPAWARYLPAWAMMLALAWLIRRCRTGAWPVAPIAAWYQRTLIPLGALWSLLLIAAWNIVDDGAMAPLPYLPLLNPLDLSTGFAVLLAIASYRLLPAKQVPLPALWQARLPAVAACCVYVWFNLMLLRTVSHYLGVPYTFDAMLASQFVQAMLSLVWSITALLLMRHAARHQRRQQWGMGAMLLGLVVLKLFLIDLSNVGGIERIVSFVGVGLLMVLIGYLAPFPKAAAPAPAEPQTGAT, translated from the coding sequence ATGACATCATTGACCATCCTGGCCTTGCTGGTCACCGCCTTCGTGCTGGTGCTGCAGCACCGCCGAAAGGTGGCGGATCTGGAGTTGCTGACAGCGCGCCTCCGCAAGGAAGTCGACGGCATCCAGCAGCGCCTGCGCGCACTGGAAGGACTAGCCGAAGCGCCAGCGGCCACGCCCGTCGTGCCCATCGCACCCGCCGTGCCCGATAGCGTGGCGCCAATGGCAGTGCCGACACCCTTGCCGCCGCCCACCCCCGTGCCGCAAGCGGCCGCGATCAAGGTGGCCGAGGTGGCAACGGTGGCGCCGGCAGCAGCCCCCGCAACAGCCGCGCCCTTGCCGCCGAAACCAGCTGCGCAGGCTCCCTCCAGGCCCGCCCCTGCCGCCCCCAATACTCCCTCCTGGATCGCGCGCCCGGACGGCCTCGTTGCCAAGGCGAAGAACTGGTTATTTACCGGCAACCTGGTTGCCAAGCTGGGCTTGCTGATCCTCTTCCTCGGCGTCAGCTTCCTGCTCAGCTATGTGTCGGCCCAGGTCACGGTGCCCATCGAGTTGCGCCTGGCCGGCATCGCACTGGCCGATATTGCCCTGCTGGCATGGGCCTGGCGCATCCGGCTCAAACGTCCCGGCATCAGCTTGCCGCTGCAGGGCACGGCGCTGGCGATATTGATGCTGGTGACGTTCGGCGCCTTCCGCCTGTACGAACTGATTCCGGCGGGCCTGGCGTTTGCCGTGCTGTTCGTGCTGACGGCGTTCACGTGTTTGCTGGCCGTGCTGCAAAACGCCGTCTGGCTGGCCGTCTTCGGCATCGTCGGCGGCTTTGCCGTGCCACTGCTCGTGTCGACAGGCAGCGGCAACCATATCGGCCTGTTCAGCTATTACGCGCTGCTCAACGCGGGCGTCTTCGCCATCGCCCTGAAGCGCGCCTGGCGCGTCCTGAATGTGCTGAGCTTTGGCTTTACCTTTGTCGTCGCCACCACCTGGGGCCTGCTGCGCTACACGCCCGAGCACTACCTGTCGACCCAGCTGTTCTTGATCCTGTTCGTGCTGTTCTATATCGGCATCGCCATTGCCTATTGCGCGCGCCAGGCGCCGCGCCTGAAACACTATGTGGATGGCACCCTCGTCTTCGGCACGCCACTGGCGGCCATGGGCCTGCAATACGGCCTGGTCCAGCACTTTGAATTTGGCCTGGCGTTTTCCGCGCTGCTTGCCGGCCTGTGCTACACGGGACTGGCCGTGGCGCTCTGGCGCCGCATTGGCTTCCGCCTGCTGGCCGAAGCCTTCCTGGCGCTGGGCATCGTGTTTGGCACGCTGGCCATCCCGTTCGCCCTCGACGGCCGCTGGACGTCTGCCGCCTGGGCGCTGGAAGGCGCGGGCATCGTCTGGGTCGGCTTGCGCCAGCGCCAGACCCTGGCCTGGGCCTTCGGCCTGCTGGTGCAGGCGGCCGCCTGGATTTCCTTCCTCCTTGCCATGCAGGAACTCGATACAGCAACTGCCCTGCACGCCAACATCTGGCTCGGCTGCACGCTGCTGGCCGCCGCCGCCCTTGTGATGGCCTACAATTTCCGCCGCCACGCCAGCCACCTGTATCCGGAATTCATGAGCAGCCTGTCCGTGCTGTTCCTGACGGCCGCCACGGCCTGGCTGCTGGGCGGCCTGTGGAGCGAAATCCTGCTGCGCACGGATGCAGCGACGCAACTGAATCTGCTGACCGTCAGCGCGCTGGCGGTGGCAGCCCTGCTGGCGGCGCTGGCGCGGCGCGAACAATGGCATGCGCCGCGTGCCCTGCTGCTGGCCGTGCAGGTGCTGGCCGGCATGGTCATGCTCAGTCGTGCCAGCTGGGCCTGGTACCAGCACCCGGCCAGCCTGTTCGACGGTTCCTTCCTCAGTGCCCTGCTGCTGGGCGCCGCCGCCTTTGCCAGCGCCCGTTTCCTGGCGCTGCGTGCGCGTGGCGGCGACGCGTTGCTGGCCCTGGTCGCGCGGCCCCTGCTGGTCTGGAGCGGCTTGCTGTGGTTTGCCGCCATCCTCGTGCCGCTCGTCAGCTGGCTGCTGCGCCTGATCGACGGCGACCTGACGATGCAGCCGCATGCGGGCGAACACTGGCTGGCGCTGTACCTGATCGCCGTGTGCGTCACGACGCCCGCGTTCGCCATCCTGGCGCGGCGCCTCGACTGGCCGCAGCTGCGCTGGTTCAGCGTGGCTACCTGGCTCGGTTTGGGCCTGTGGAGCGCCAACCTGCTGCTGGCGCTGTATCTGCGCGACTACCTGCCGACCGGCTTGAGCTGGCTGGCCCTGGCCAGCGCGCTGGTGGCCGGCGAGTACCTGCTGCTGGCCTGGCCGCAAGCGGGCTGGCAACTCGACGTGCGGGCGCTGCGTTTCTTGCATACGCAGCGCACGGCCGCGCCGTGGCTGATGCTGTGGCCCGTGGGAGCCATGCATGTCAACGCCTGGCTGGCGCGCCACGAAGGCGGCGTCAGCCCTGCCTGGGCCCGCTATTTGCCGGCCTGGGCCATGATGCTGGCCCTGGCCTGGCTGATCCGCCGCTGCAGAACAGGGGCCTGGCCGGTGGCGCCGATTGCCGCGTGGTACCAGCGCACCCTGATACCGCTGGGCGCGCTGTGGTCGCTGCTGCTGATCGCCGCATGGAATATTGTCGACGATGGCGCCATGGCGCCCCTGCCCTATTTGCCGTTGCTCAATCCGCTGGACTTGAGCACGGGCTTCGCCGTCTTGCTGGCCATTGCCAGCTACCGTTTGCTGCCAGCGAAACAAGTGCCGTTGCCCGCCCTGTGGCAAGCGCGTTTACCGGCCGTGGCCGCCTGCTGCGTGTATGTCTGGTTCAACCTGATGCTGCTGCGCACGGTGTCGCACTACCTGGGCGTGCCGTACACCTTTGACGCCATGCTGGCCTCGCAATTCGTGCAAGCCATGCTGTCGCTGGTGTGGAGCATCACGGCCCTGCTGCTGATGCGCCATGCGGCCCGCCACCAGCGGCGCCAGCAGTGGGGCATGGGCGCCATGCTGCTGGGGCTGGTCGTGCTGAAATTGTTCCTGATCGACCTGTCGAACGTGGGTGGCATCGAACGCATCGTATCCTTCGTGGGCGTGGGCTTGCTGATGGTCTTGATCGGCTACCTGGCGCCCTTCCCCAAGGCTGCCGCGCCAGCGCCAGCCGAACCGCAAACGGGAGCAACATGA
- a CDS encoding DUF3999 family protein, with protein sequence MKTRLMFGIVLMAGAALAAPGQDRPQDYGWSMPIQSPAGAGIVQLSLPREVYLHARSASLADLRLFDADGKRLPYAIGAPPAQSATQRTAIPARIFPVTGAPATGDGLQGIDIRTADDGRLLSVSTRAGTTAATAALQALILDLGKQTQDKRIAALRFTPPASTDNYSAQVLLEVSDDLKQWDAIGTTTLNWLSNSDTQTLANDSIAFAPRAFRYARLSWQEGQPLVFASIAAQAVSETEAPPPRASIVLRGAPGKLAGDWAYATPIAIPADSIALQFKESNVVLPVTLGVYRQNDYIPRHRLHLRHQARPAQGAYFETLLSTTFYRIGLDGKERVSGELAMPVTQTAEWVMRTSPEHPLSAGNAPALRLGWIPATVVLLASGKPPYRLAFGRSNAVSVAQPLSQVAPGFQATELRALKTASTGPLQSNADAAPTPKAGDGAPWRLAALWAALLLGMGVLGFFAWHLLKELQAQSHQDN encoded by the coding sequence ATGAAAACCAGACTCATGTTCGGCATCGTGTTGATGGCAGGCGCCGCGCTCGCTGCGCCTGGCCAGGACCGGCCACAGGACTACGGCTGGAGCATGCCGATCCAATCGCCGGCAGGCGCGGGCATCGTCCAGCTATCGTTGCCCAGGGAAGTCTACCTGCACGCCCGCTCTGCCAGCCTGGCCGACCTGCGCCTGTTCGATGCCGACGGCAAGCGCCTGCCCTACGCCATCGGAGCTCCGCCAGCGCAATCAGCCACGCAGAGGACAGCCATTCCAGCCCGCATTTTCCCCGTCACGGGCGCGCCAGCAACTGGCGACGGCTTGCAAGGCATCGATATCCGCACGGCCGACGATGGCCGCTTGCTGTCGGTCAGCACGCGCGCCGGCACGACAGCGGCCACAGCGGCGCTGCAAGCGCTGATCCTCGACCTGGGCAAGCAGACGCAAGACAAGCGCATCGCCGCCTTGCGCTTCACGCCACCGGCCAGCACGGACAATTACAGTGCTCAAGTGTTGCTGGAAGTGAGCGATGACCTGAAGCAATGGGACGCCATTGGCACCACCACCTTGAATTGGCTCAGCAACAGCGACACGCAAACCTTGGCCAACGACAGCATCGCCTTTGCGCCACGCGCTTTCCGCTACGCGCGCCTGAGCTGGCAGGAAGGCCAGCCGCTGGTGTTTGCATCGATTGCCGCGCAAGCCGTCAGCGAAACGGAGGCGCCGCCGCCACGCGCGAGCATCGTGCTGAGAGGTGCTCCAGGCAAACTTGCTGGTGATTGGGCGTATGCCACGCCGATCGCGATTCCCGCCGACAGCATCGCGCTGCAATTCAAGGAGAGCAACGTGGTGTTGCCCGTCACACTGGGCGTGTATCGCCAGAACGATTATATTCCCAGGCATCGGCTGCACTTGCGCCATCAGGCACGCCCGGCGCAAGGTGCGTATTTTGAAACGCTCCTAAGCACTACCTTTTACCGCATCGGCCTCGATGGCAAAGAGCGCGTCTCGGGCGAACTGGCCATGCCCGTGACCCAGACAGCCGAATGGGTGATGCGTACGTCGCCAGAGCATCCGCTCTCCGCCGGCAATGCTCCCGCCTTGCGCCTGGGCTGGATACCGGCCACCGTCGTGTTGCTGGCCAGCGGCAAGCCCCCCTATCGGCTAGCCTTTGGCAGGAGCAACGCGGTATCCGTGGCGCAGCCGCTGTCGCAGGTAGCCCCAGGCTTCCAGGCAACTGAATTGCGCGCGCTCAAGACGGCCAGCACCGGCCCGCTGCAATCCAATGCGGACGCAGCGCCCACGCCCAAGGCCGGCGATGGCGCGCCATGGCGCCTGGCCGCGCTGTGGGCAGCGTTGCTGCTGGGAATGGGCGTATTGGGCTTTTTTGCCTGGCACCTGCTTAAAGAGTTGCAAGCGCAATCACATCAGGACAATTAG
- a CDS encoding helix-turn-helix transcriptional regulator gives MPQTHALIEALKRLLKARAVTYAELAQRIGVSEASVKRMFSQKQFTLQRLDQILVAIGSDFQQLALAVQSAQATPTLITGLTYAQEKEIIEDTRLFVVAVSALNLLPLEQIVAIYDISEAQAVKYLLRLDKIGFLELLPNNRVKLLVARTFAWIPNGPIHTYFKKEAYGDYLNSQFDGETELLRLVNVMLSKKSTAALLERLKQVAVEFSQQHQEDARLPGEERLAISFMLAARPWMPQTFKALLRQG, from the coding sequence ATGCCGCAAACCCACGCCTTGATCGAAGCCTTGAAACGCCTGTTGAAAGCGCGCGCCGTCACGTATGCCGAGCTGGCCCAGCGCATCGGCGTGTCCGAAGCCAGCGTCAAGCGGATGTTTTCGCAGAAGCAATTTACGCTGCAGCGCCTGGACCAGATCCTGGTGGCCATCGGCAGCGATTTCCAGCAACTGGCGCTGGCCGTGCAGTCAGCCCAGGCTACGCCCACCCTGATCACCGGGCTGACGTATGCCCAGGAAAAGGAAATCATCGAGGATACCCGGCTGTTCGTGGTGGCTGTGTCCGCGCTGAACTTGCTGCCGCTGGAGCAGATTGTCGCCATCTATGACATCAGCGAGGCGCAAGCCGTCAAATATTTGCTGCGCCTCGACAAGATCGGTTTCCTGGAACTGCTGCCGAATAACCGGGTCAAACTGCTGGTGGCGCGCACGTTTGCGTGGATACCGAATGGCCCGATTCATACCTATTTCAAAAAGGAAGCTTATGGCGACTATTTGAACTCGCAGTTCGATGGCGAGACAGAGTTGCTGCGCCTGGTGAACGTGATGCTGTCGAAAAAATCCACGGCGGCCTTGCTGGAGCGCTTGAAGCAAGTGGCGGTGGAGTTTTCGCAGCAGCACCAGGAAGACGCGCGCCTGCCTGGTGAGGAGCGCCTGGCCATCAGCTTCATGCTGGCCGCGCGGCCGTGGATGCCGCAGACGTTCAAGGCGCTGCTAAGGCAAGGATGA
- a CDS encoding DUF2145 domain-containing protein, translating into MKRLTAIIISLALTGAAHAGRSCEEKQTDATTLVKSMDLAQKTLKALDGSGAQVALVARAGQDLSKYNLRYSHMALAWRDHPKGRWLVVHELNECGTAQSSLYNEGLGNFFMDDVFMYETLILIPGQDTQQQLVRLLTSNTPKRLHEANYNMLAYPFSTKYQNSNQWVLETLAAASNEPGKIETRAEAQSWLRSASYAPQTLSIPAATRLGARMFRANIAFDDHPFERRMTRQIDVVTVDSIARFMRQREPKVQEIVVRGN; encoded by the coding sequence ATGAAACGCCTGACCGCCATTATCATCAGCCTGGCCCTGACCGGCGCCGCCCATGCGGGGCGCTCGTGCGAGGAAAAGCAAACGGATGCCACCACGCTCGTCAAATCGATGGACCTGGCGCAAAAGACCCTGAAAGCGCTCGATGGCTCGGGCGCGCAAGTGGCACTGGTGGCGCGCGCCGGCCAGGACCTGTCGAAGTACAATTTGCGCTATTCGCACATGGCGCTGGCCTGGCGCGACCACCCCAAGGGTCGCTGGCTGGTGGTACATGAACTCAATGAGTGCGGCACGGCGCAATCGTCGCTGTACAACGAAGGCTTGGGCAATTTCTTCATGGATGATGTATTCATGTATGAAACCCTGATCCTGATTCCCGGCCAGGATACGCAGCAGCAACTGGTGCGCCTGCTGACATCGAACACCCCCAAGCGCCTGCATGAGGCGAACTACAATATGCTGGCCTACCCGTTTTCCACCAAGTACCAGAACTCGAACCAGTGGGTGCTGGAAACCCTGGCCGCTGCCAGCAACGAGCCTGGCAAGATCGAAACGCGCGCCGAAGCGCAAAGCTGGTTGCGCAGCGCCAGCTACGCGCCGCAAACGCTCAGCATACCGGCCGCCACGCGCCTGGGCGCGCGCATGTTCCGTGCCAATATCGCTTTTGACGATCACCCGTTCGAGCGCCGCATGACGCGCCAGATCGACGTCGTCACCGTCGATTCCATCGCGCGCTTCATGCGCCAGCGTGAACCGAAGGTGCAGGAAATCGTGGTGCGGGGAAATTAA
- a CDS encoding AbrB family transcriptional regulator: protein MPWWPRWRAVGAALAAGLAGAAICLWLHTPLPWMIGPLFATAGLRLAGRELACPVRVREAGQWAIGTALGLYFTAPVLAVLTVYTPWIAGTVLFALALGASGAMLLRRLSGVDHATAFFAMAVGGASEMAVQSERHGADVGKVAAAHSLRMMLVVATIPFGVRYWGSHGLEAGHESFVPGAALVDYGGLALLVGITVLAALAFKRGRLPNAWVIGPLLAALLLTACGIHLSRLPEWIIRAGQLFIGIALGTRFSPAFLHAAPRYLAGVAVCTMLMVLLAAAFGLGLSHWMGIHPGTAILAASPGGIAEMSLTAKTLHLGVPIVTAFHVARMVVLVLLIGPLFRLLQRP from the coding sequence GTGCCGTGGTGGCCACGCTGGCGCGCCGTCGGTGCTGCCCTGGCCGCCGGGCTGGCTGGCGCCGCCATCTGCCTGTGGCTGCACACGCCGCTGCCGTGGATGATAGGCCCCCTGTTCGCCACGGCCGGGCTGCGCCTGGCGGGGCGCGAACTGGCCTGCCCCGTGCGCGTGCGCGAAGCGGGGCAGTGGGCCATCGGCACGGCCCTGGGCCTGTATTTCACGGCGCCCGTGCTGGCCGTGCTCACTGTCTACACGCCGTGGATCGCCGGCACCGTGTTGTTCGCGCTGGCGCTGGGGGCTTCTGGCGCCATGCTGCTGCGGCGCCTCTCCGGTGTCGACCATGCCACCGCCTTCTTTGCCATGGCGGTGGGCGGCGCGTCCGAGATGGCGGTACAGAGCGAGCGCCATGGCGCCGATGTGGGCAAGGTCGCCGCGGCGCACAGCCTGCGCATGATGCTGGTAGTGGCGACGATCCCGTTCGGCGTGCGCTACTGGGGCAGCCATGGCCTGGAGGCGGGGCATGAAAGCTTCGTGCCCGGCGCCGCGCTGGTCGACTATGGCGGGTTGGCACTGCTGGTCGGCATCACGGTGCTGGCGGCCCTCGCATTCAAACGGGGCAGGCTGCCCAACGCCTGGGTCATCGGCCCGCTGCTGGCCGCGCTGCTGCTGACGGCGTGCGGCATCCATCTGTCGCGCCTGCCCGAATGGATAATACGCGCGGGCCAGCTGTTCATCGGTATCGCCCTGGGCACGCGCTTCAGCCCCGCCTTCCTGCATGCGGCGCCCCGCTACCTGGCGGGCGTGGCCGTGTGCACCATGCTCATGGTGTTGCTGGCGGCCGCCTTCGGTCTGGGCTTGTCGCACTGGATGGGCATCCACCCCGGCACGGCCATCCTGGCCGCCTCGCCCGGCGGTATCGCGGAAATGTCGCTGACGGCCAAGACCTTGCATCTGGGCGTGCCCATCGTCACAGCCTTTCACGTGGCGCGCATGGTGGTGCTGGTCTTGCTGATCGGTCCGCTATTTCGCCTGCTGCAACGTCCTTAA
- a CDS encoding ABC transporter ATP-binding protein yields the protein MNELTVNELYLDYGTGAAANQILKGVSMHLKKGEVVALLGPSGSGKTTLLRAVAGLESPKAGTIEIGERNVFDGAKHFEMPAEHRNLGLVFQSYALWPHKTVFDNVAYGLKLRKMGSTEIAARIKEVLTQLGLGHLGERYPDQLSGGQQQRVAIARALVYNPPVILLDEPLSNLDAKLREEARAFLRELIVRLGLSALMVTHDQGEAMAISDRILLLNNGKIEQQGTPQSMYETPDTLFTAEFMGSNNRLPGKVVQRDGSAVRLLVDGASMQGVARGANVGTEVTTMIRVEEVKISATQVDNAIELPLLTCMYLGDRWECLFERGGAENISLRAYSRHKLEAGKYWLHMPADKLWVF from the coding sequence ATGAATGAATTGACCGTCAATGAGCTGTACCTGGACTACGGCACCGGCGCTGCCGCCAACCAGATCCTGAAGGGTGTCTCGATGCACCTGAAAAAAGGCGAAGTGGTCGCCCTGTTGGGGCCTTCGGGCAGCGGCAAGACTACCTTGCTGCGCGCCGTCGCCGGGCTGGAAAGCCCGAAGGCGGGCACCATCGAGATCGGCGAGCGCAATGTCTTCGACGGCGCGAAGCACTTCGAGATGCCGGCCGAGCATCGCAACCTGGGCCTGGTATTCCAGTCGTACGCGCTGTGGCCGCACAAGACCGTGTTCGACAACGTCGCCTACGGCCTCAAATTGCGCAAGATGGGCAGCACGGAGATCGCCGCGCGCATCAAGGAAGTGCTGACGCAGCTGGGTCTGGGGCACCTGGGCGAACGGTATCCGGATCAGCTGTCCGGCGGCCAGCAGCAGCGCGTGGCGATCGCCCGCGCACTGGTGTATAACCCGCCCGTGATCCTGCTCGACGAACCGCTGTCGAACCTGGACGCCAAGCTGCGCGAGGAAGCGCGCGCCTTCCTGCGCGAACTGATCGTGCGCCTGGGCCTGTCGGCACTGATGGTGACGCATGACCAGGGCGAGGCGATGGCCATTTCCGACCGCATTTTGCTGCTCAATAACGGCAAGATCGAGCAGCAGGGCACACCGCAAAGCATGTATGAAACGCCCGACACCCTGTTTACGGCCGAATTCATGGGCAGTAACAACCGCCTGCCCGGCAAGGTGGTACAGCGCGATGGCAGCGCCGTCCGGCTGCTGGTCGATGGCGCCTCCATGCAGGGCGTGGCGCGCGGCGCCAACGTGGGCACGGAAGTTACCACCATGATCCGCGTCGAGGAAGTGAAGATCAGCGCCACGCAGGTGGACAACGCCATCGAGCTGCCACTGCTGACCTGCATGTACCTGGGGGATCGCTGGGAGTGCCTGTTCGAGCGCGGTGGCGCCGAGAATATCAGCCTGCGCGCCTATTCGCGCCACAAGCTTGAAGCGGGCAAGTACTGGCTGCATATGCCGGCCGATAAACTCTGGGTGTTTTAA